The following coding sequences are from one Granulicella sp. L56 window:
- a CDS encoding homocysteine S-methyltransferase family protein: MTTAHQHPLRKILDSRIAIIDGAMGTTIRTYGMTEVDIRGERFKDSTKDLLNNGDLFSLTQPDMICDIHRRFLEAGADIIETNTFGATSITQSEFFVDDPREHGGRKNPEFYQKIIEDASLRDLAYEINEKSARQCREWADRVGNATGRQRFVAGAIGPMTVSLSNSPDADDAGFRVVTFDQVKTAYIEQVRALIAGGSDLLLVETIFDSLNAKAALVAIREVFDQDGKELPVMISAAVGRGGETLISAQTTEAFWNAVKHVKPLSVGLNCSLGPDLMYPFLSELSEKADVAISAYPNAGLPNPLSETGFDLGPEDMARYLGDFARGGLINIAGGCCGNTPEHIAAIAKALEGQAPRELRATR; encoded by the coding sequence ATGACGACAGCCCACCAGCATCCCCTGCGAAAGATCCTCGATAGCCGAATTGCCATCATCGATGGAGCGATGGGCACGACGATCCGCACCTATGGCATGACAGAAGTCGACATCCGTGGGGAGCGGTTCAAGGACTCGACGAAGGACTTGCTGAACAACGGTGACCTCTTTTCCCTGACCCAGCCAGACATGATCTGCGACATCCATCGCCGGTTTCTGGAGGCTGGGGCGGACATTATTGAAACGAATACTTTTGGTGCGACCAGCATTACCCAGAGCGAGTTTTTTGTCGACGATCCGCGGGAGCATGGCGGCCGGAAGAACCCAGAGTTCTACCAGAAGATTATCGAGGACGCCTCGCTCAGGGATCTGGCTTACGAGATTAATGAGAAGTCGGCGCGGCAGTGCCGCGAATGGGCCGATCGCGTCGGGAATGCGACAGGGCGTCAGCGGTTTGTTGCGGGTGCAATCGGTCCGATGACTGTATCGCTTTCGAACTCGCCCGATGCCGATGATGCGGGGTTCCGGGTGGTCACTTTCGATCAGGTGAAGACAGCCTATATCGAACAGGTACGCGCGCTCATCGCCGGTGGCTCGGACCTGCTTCTGGTCGAGACCATCTTCGACTCGCTGAATGCCAAGGCGGCACTTGTGGCCATCCGCGAGGTGTTTGATCAGGATGGCAAGGAACTGCCGGTGATGATCTCGGCAGCGGTAGGGCGCGGCGGTGAGACGCTGATCTCCGCTCAGACTACGGAGGCGTTCTGGAATGCGGTGAAGCATGTAAAGCCGCTGTCGGTGGGGCTCAATTGCTCGCTCGGCCCCGATCTGATGTATCCCTTTTTGAGCGAACTGTCGGAAAAGGCAGACGTAGCAATCTCGGCTTATCCGAATGCCGGTTTGCCTAATCCTCTCTCGGAGACCGGTTTCGACCTGGGTCCGGAAGATATGGCCCGTTATTTGGGTGACTTCGCACGAGGAGGGTTGATCAACATTGCCGGTGGCTGTTGCGGTAACACGCCCGAGCATATTGCGGCGATTGCCAAGGCACTTGAAGGCCAGGCTCCGCGGGAATTGCGAGCGACCCGGTGA
- the metH gene encoding methionine synthase, translating to MSGTDTVVAAETKPLRLSGSQPFTQQPGVYIMIGERTNVAGSPKFAKLVKQGKYEEAVSIARQQVENGANVIDICMDEGMIDGVAAMTRFLQLLASEPEVAKAPFMVDSSKWEVIEAGLKCLQGKGIVNSISLKEGEEKFRQNAATVLKYGAAVVVMAFDENGQAATFEEKIRICERAYRILVDDVGFPPEDIIFDPNILTVATGMEEHNNYAVDFINATRWIKANLPHAKVSGGVSNISFSFRGNNKVREAMHAAFLYHAIAAGMDMGIVNAGMLEVYEEIEPELKVLVEDVLLNRRPDATERLVEHGETLKHVGTVVSEKKAEEWRNGTVEERLSHALVKGIDAYIELDAEEARVKLGRPLLVIEGPLMDGMGVVGDLFGAGKMFLPQVVKSARVMKKAVAHLTPFMEEEKAALAAAGQEVKAQGKILLATVKGDVHDIGKNIVGVVLACNNYEVIDMGVMVTCEKILERARAEKVDVIGLSGLITPSLDEMVHVAREMERQGFKLPLLIGGATTTRTHTAVKIAPHYSEPVVHVLDASRAVPVTTSLLSVEGKADFVAQHRAEYEALRKAHSAPRQQVVPLQTARARRTPIEWRAGDVPTPAFTGVRVLDNFPLAELRAFIDWTPIFHAWGLKGVYPRILEHETQGEQARQIFTDANALLDVIIEKNLITARGVYGFFPANAVGDDIELYTDATRTEVLDRFHFLRQQANREGSEPCRSLADFIAPKETGLQDYMGGFAVTSGIGLKELCDKYRAENDDYNAIMAEAIGDRLAEAFAECLHKRVRDEWGYGCEEGLSNVDIIAEKYRGIRPAPGYPACPDHTEKGTIWRLLDVQANTGMLITESFAMWPGSSVSGLYFAHPQSRYFSLGKIDRDQVEDYHERKGMSVAEVERWLGQNLNYDPAE from the coding sequence TTGAGCGGAACTGATACTGTGGTCGCGGCGGAGACCAAGCCGTTGCGGCTATCGGGATCGCAGCCCTTTACCCAGCAGCCCGGCGTCTACATCATGATCGGCGAGCGGACCAATGTGGCCGGTTCGCCGAAGTTCGCCAAGCTAGTGAAGCAGGGCAAGTACGAGGAAGCAGTCAGCATTGCCCGGCAGCAGGTTGAGAATGGCGCGAACGTCATCGACATCTGCATGGACGAGGGCATGATCGACGGCGTTGCCGCAATGACGCGTTTTCTGCAGTTGCTGGCGAGCGAGCCCGAGGTCGCCAAGGCGCCCTTTATGGTGGACTCCTCGAAGTGGGAGGTCATCGAGGCGGGGCTCAAGTGCCTGCAGGGCAAAGGCATTGTGAATTCGATCTCGTTGAAGGAAGGCGAAGAGAAGTTTCGCCAGAATGCCGCGACGGTGCTGAAGTATGGCGCGGCGGTGGTGGTGATGGCCTTCGATGAGAATGGCCAGGCCGCAACCTTCGAGGAGAAGATCCGCATCTGCGAGCGCGCCTACAGGATCCTTGTTGACGACGTTGGATTTCCACCTGAAGACATTATCTTTGACCCGAATATCCTCACCGTGGCCACCGGGATGGAGGAGCACAACAACTACGCCGTCGACTTCATTAATGCGACGCGCTGGATCAAGGCGAACTTGCCGCACGCGAAGGTCAGCGGCGGCGTCTCGAACATCTCGTTCAGCTTCAGAGGTAACAACAAAGTCCGCGAAGCCATGCACGCTGCGTTTCTTTATCACGCCATCGCGGCGGGCATGGACATGGGCATTGTGAATGCCGGGATGCTCGAGGTGTATGAGGAGATTGAGCCCGAGCTAAAGGTGTTGGTCGAGGATGTGCTGCTCAATCGCCGCCCCGATGCGACCGAACGACTGGTGGAGCACGGCGAAACGCTGAAGCATGTTGGCACGGTCGTAAGCGAGAAGAAGGCTGAAGAGTGGCGTAATGGCACCGTCGAGGAGCGGCTCTCTCACGCACTGGTCAAAGGAATAGACGCGTATATCGAACTTGACGCCGAGGAGGCTCGCGTCAAGCTGGGCCGGCCTCTGTTGGTGATCGAAGGACCGTTGATGGACGGCATGGGCGTCGTGGGCGATCTCTTCGGAGCCGGCAAGATGTTCCTGCCCCAGGTGGTGAAATCTGCCCGAGTCATGAAGAAGGCTGTGGCGCATCTGACGCCTTTCATGGAGGAAGAGAAGGCTGCACTGGCTGCGGCTGGCCAGGAGGTCAAGGCGCAGGGAAAGATTCTGCTCGCGACGGTCAAAGGTGACGTTCATGATATCGGCAAGAACATCGTCGGCGTTGTGCTCGCGTGCAATAACTACGAGGTGATCGACATGGGGGTGATGGTCACCTGTGAAAAGATCCTCGAACGCGCCAGGGCCGAGAAGGTGGACGTGATTGGACTCAGCGGCTTGATCACACCGTCTCTCGACGAGATGGTGCATGTGGCCCGCGAGATGGAGCGTCAGGGTTTCAAGTTGCCGTTGCTGATCGGCGGGGCGACTACGACCCGCACTCATACCGCCGTCAAAATTGCGCCGCACTATAGTGAACCGGTGGTCCATGTGTTGGATGCCAGCCGCGCAGTCCCTGTGACGACCAGCCTTCTGAGCGTGGAAGGCAAGGCAGACTTTGTGGCGCAGCATCGTGCCGAGTACGAGGCGCTCCGCAAAGCGCACTCCGCGCCGCGCCAGCAAGTTGTTCCTCTTCAAACTGCTCGCGCAAGACGGACGCCCATCGAGTGGCGAGCTGGGGATGTACCCACGCCCGCGTTTACGGGAGTGCGCGTGTTGGACAATTTTCCTCTGGCAGAGCTGCGTGCGTTCATCGACTGGACCCCGATCTTTCACGCCTGGGGGCTGAAGGGCGTTTACCCCCGCATTCTTGAACATGAGACCCAGGGCGAGCAGGCGCGTCAGATCTTCACCGATGCCAATGCTCTTCTGGACGTCATCATTGAGAAGAACCTGATTACCGCGCGTGGCGTCTACGGATTCTTTCCAGCCAATGCTGTGGGGGACGATATCGAGTTGTACACCGATGCGACACGCACCGAGGTGCTGGACCGGTTCCACTTTCTGCGTCAGCAGGCAAACAGGGAAGGGAGCGAGCCATGCCGCTCGCTCGCTGATTTCATTGCGCCGAAAGAGACCGGGTTGCAGGATTACATGGGCGGTTTCGCGGTGACCAGCGGCATCGGCCTGAAGGAACTATGCGACAAGTATCGTGCTGAGAACGATGACTACAACGCGATTATGGCGGAGGCGATCGGCGATCGGCTGGCTGAAGCTTTTGCCGAGTGCCTGCACAAACGGGTGCGGGATGAATGGGGTTATGGCTGCGAGGAAGGTCTGAGCAACGTAGACATTATCGCGGAGAAGTACCGCGGAATCAGGCCGGCTCCAGGTTATCCGGCTTGTCCGGACCATACGGAAAAAGGCACGATCTGGCGGTTGCTGGATGTGCAGGCGAACACGGGAATGTTGATTACGGAGTCATTTGCAATGTGGCCTGGCTCAAGCGTGAGCGGGCTCTATTTCGCCCACCCTCAGTCGCGCTACTTCAGCCTTGGCAAGATCGATCGCGATCAGGTCGAGGACTATCACGAGCGCAAGGGGATGAGCGTGGCAGAGGTTGAACGATGGCTTGGGCAAAACCTGAACTACGACCCTGCGGAATAG
- a CDS encoding aminotransferase class I/II-fold pyridoxal phosphate-dependent enzyme — protein sequence MNQTSSLPQNSTATRKSFPSSAGEMFQDYFVGDREDSYKKRDLIDARARRIFENTALACSMDAYPFQAPLSTRSGPVVEMDGHRMLMLSSYDYLGLIGNPRVDEAAIAAIRKYGTGTGGARLLTGTLDLHRELEEAVARFKGTEAAITFTSGYAANLAVISALFGPADRVILDALSHRSLMDACRLAGVPVQTFAHNDPASLREQLQKETGANRTLIVSDGVFSMDGDIGCLPDLIALKKEFGCFLLMDESHASGVLGKHGRGTDEHFGVLTDDVDIWTGSLAKAIPASGGFVAVSKRLAIFLQHASAPFIFSGAMSAPVAAAACEALKLLQDEPERVACLQANAVFLREGLQGLGYDTGLSETAVIPVMLHDDAKTALFARKLRDYGILVSPVMFPAVAQGTARLRLCVTAAHTREHLHFALDVFEKMRSI from the coding sequence ATGAATCAGACCTCATCCCTTCCACAGAACTCGACCGCGACAAGGAAGAGCTTTCCTTCCTCAGCGGGGGAGATGTTTCAGGATTACTTCGTTGGTGACCGCGAGGACAGCTATAAAAAGCGCGACCTGATCGATGCGCGGGCGCGAAGAATATTCGAGAACACGGCGCTGGCCTGTTCCATGGACGCCTATCCGTTTCAGGCCCCTTTGAGCACGCGGTCCGGGCCTGTGGTGGAGATGGATGGCCACCGAATGCTGATGCTGTCTTCCTACGATTACCTGGGATTGATTGGGAACCCGAGAGTGGATGAGGCCGCGATTGCGGCGATACGGAAGTATGGGACTGGCACGGGTGGCGCGCGCCTGTTGACCGGCACATTGGATCTCCACCGGGAGCTGGAAGAGGCGGTAGCGAGGTTCAAGGGGACGGAGGCGGCGATCACCTTTACCTCCGGGTATGCAGCAAATCTGGCCGTGATCAGTGCTTTGTTCGGGCCTGCCGACCGTGTGATCCTCGATGCCCTGTCGCATCGGAGCCTGATGGATGCATGTCGGCTAGCGGGGGTTCCGGTCCAGACATTTGCGCACAATGACCCGGCTTCTCTGCGAGAACAGTTACAGAAGGAGACCGGAGCCAATCGCACGCTGATCGTCTCCGATGGAGTGTTTTCAATGGATGGCGACATCGGCTGTCTTCCGGACCTGATCGCGCTGAAAAAAGAGTTTGGCTGCTTTCTTCTGATGGATGAGTCTCATGCCAGCGGTGTGCTGGGCAAGCACGGGCGCGGGACAGATGAGCACTTCGGTGTGCTTACGGACGATGTCGATATCTGGACCGGATCGCTGGCGAAGGCGATTCCGGCGAGCGGCGGATTTGTGGCGGTCTCGAAACGGCTGGCGATCTTCCTGCAACATGCGTCGGCCCCGTTTATCTTTTCGGGAGCGATGTCGGCTCCGGTAGCGGCCGCTGCCTGCGAGGCGCTGAAGCTTTTGCAAGACGAGCCAGAGCGGGTCGCGTGTTTACAGGCGAATGCGGTGTTCCTTCGTGAAGGCCTTCAGGGCCTTGGATACGATACGGGGCTATCGGAGACGGCGGTGATTCCGGTAATGCTGCACGATGATGCAAAGACGGCCTTGTTTGCCCGGAAGCTACGCGATTATGGGATTCTGGTCTCTCCGGTGATGTTTCCTGCGGTCGCGCAGGGGACAGCCCGCCTGAGGCTCTGTGTGACGGCCGCTCATACTCGGGAGCATCTCCACTTTGCGCTCGATGTCTTCGAGAAGATGCGGAGCATATAA
- a CDS encoding NAD(P)-dependent oxidoreductase yields the protein MPVLVTGASGFLGGRLAEVLINEGEQVTVLARSTSDLSHLSEFLPNRLRVVRGDLTDRESLLDAVRDATHIFHCAAASTDWASMEVYLESNVRGTEMLLAAALKARQLQRFVHVSTTDVYGYPAIPCAETGEVRDVGLPYNRTKIQAEQAVWRASREGLPVTVVRPATIYGPRGKAFVTDIADLLRSRQMAHIGGGRATGGFLYVDNAVAAMLAAARSVDAEGQAYNLADGTGATWNQYVTALAGGLGYRPPWIDLPYGLAMKIAGAMEAPYRWVKMLPGRPMLTRHAVLLLARDQEFPSGKARAEFGFVSRVSFEEGIARSVAWVKGLRRV from the coding sequence GTGCCTGTCCTGGTGACGGGCGCGAGTGGTTTTCTGGGCGGACGGCTGGCGGAGGTGCTGATCAACGAAGGGGAGCAGGTTACTGTATTGGCCCGCTCAACCTCCGATCTCAGCCACCTTTCCGAATTTCTGCCTAATCGTCTGCGCGTAGTTCGAGGAGACTTAACGGACCGGGAATCGCTGCTGGACGCGGTGCGAGACGCGACCCATATCTTTCACTGTGCGGCGGCATCGACGGACTGGGCTTCGATGGAGGTCTACCTCGAGAGTAATGTTCGGGGTACGGAGATGCTTTTAGCAGCGGCATTGAAGGCGCGGCAGCTCCAGCGATTCGTTCATGTCAGCACCACGGACGTCTATGGGTACCCTGCGATTCCGTGCGCCGAGACCGGCGAGGTTCGAGATGTAGGTCTGCCCTATAACCGGACGAAGATTCAGGCCGAGCAGGCAGTGTGGCGAGCTTCGCGCGAGGGGCTACCGGTGACGGTAGTTCGGCCAGCGACGATCTATGGGCCCAGAGGGAAGGCGTTTGTCACCGATATCGCGGACTTATTGCGGAGCAGGCAGATGGCGCATATCGGTGGGGGACGAGCGACCGGAGGCTTCCTCTATGTCGATAATGCTGTAGCTGCGATGCTCGCGGCAGCCCGGAGCGTGGACGCTGAAGGGCAGGCGTACAACCTTGCGGATGGCACGGGAGCGACCTGGAATCAATATGTTACGGCATTGGCGGGAGGATTGGGGTACAGGCCGCCGTGGATTGATCTGCCCTATGGGCTGGCGATGAAGATTGCAGGTGCGATGGAAGCTCCGTATCGCTGGGTAAAGATGCTGCCAGGGCGTCCGATGCTGACGCGTCATGCGGTTCTTCTACTGGCGAGAGATCAGGAGTTTCCCAGTGGTAAAGCGCGAGCAGAATTTGGCTTTGTCTCGCGAGTTTCCTTCGAAGAGGGGATTGCCCGCTCCGTGGCTTGGGTGAAGGGCCTGAGACGTGTCTAG
- a CDS encoding beta-ketoacyl synthase, with product MHRVVVTGTGVISALGNNTSSFWQSLISGTSGIREMVGVDISQIRFKNGAQVQNYIPEEHFAAKDIDVMDRFAQFAVLAAREAIAEAGIEWTPDLRETAAIVTGSCLGGRGAEEAGYWELFHNGKSRVHPYTIPLGMSNAGTSHISMQFGIEGPAYNLSTACASSAHAIGHAFWLVRSGVAPLAIAGGSEAPFFLGGLKAWEAMRVVSKDTCRPFSAERSGLILGEGAAMLVLEPLEVALARGARPLAEIVGFGMSADAGHITQPIAKGPSRAMRMALRDAGLAPEQIGYINAHGTGTEANDRIETASLRDTFGTHADKLAVSSTKSMHGHALGAAGALEAVASILSLRDGVLPPTANFLTADPACDLDIIPNQARRVAVEACLSNSFAFGGLNAVLAFKSLP from the coding sequence ATGCATCGCGTCGTCGTCACTGGAACCGGCGTCATCAGCGCTCTCGGCAATAACACCTCCAGCTTCTGGCAGTCCCTGATCTCGGGCACCTCCGGCATTCGCGAGATGGTCGGCGTCGATATCTCGCAGATCCGCTTCAAGAACGGCGCCCAGGTCCAGAACTACATCCCCGAAGAGCACTTCGCGGCAAAAGATATCGATGTCATGGACCGCTTCGCTCAGTTCGCTGTCCTGGCTGCCCGCGAAGCCATTGCAGAGGCCGGCATTGAATGGACCCCTGATCTGCGCGAGACTGCGGCTATCGTCACCGGCTCCTGCCTGGGCGGCCGAGGCGCGGAAGAGGCAGGCTACTGGGAGCTCTTCCACAATGGCAAGAGCCGCGTCCACCCCTATACCATCCCGCTTGGCATGAGCAACGCCGGTACCAGCCACATCTCGATGCAGTTCGGCATCGAGGGGCCTGCCTACAATCTTTCTACCGCCTGCGCCTCCTCCGCCCACGCCATCGGCCATGCCTTCTGGCTGGTCCGCTCCGGCGTTGCCCCTCTCGCAATCGCGGGCGGCAGTGAGGCACCCTTCTTCCTCGGCGGCCTCAAGGCATGGGAAGCCATGCGCGTCGTCAGCAAGGACACCTGCCGCCCCTTCTCCGCCGAGCGCAGCGGCCTGATCTTGGGCGAAGGAGCCGCCATGCTGGTGCTCGAACCACTGGAGGTGGCCCTTGCCCGTGGTGCACGCCCGCTGGCCGAGATTGTGGGCTTTGGCATGTCAGCCGATGCTGGTCACATTACCCAGCCGATTGCCAAGGGTCCCTCCCGCGCGATGCGCATGGCCCTTCGCGACGCCGGACTCGCTCCTGAGCAGATCGGCTACATCAACGCCCATGGCACGGGCACGGAGGCCAACGACCGCATCGAGACCGCGTCCCTCCGCGATACCTTCGGAACTCATGCCGACAAGCTCGCCGTTAGCTCCACCAAATCCATGCACGGCCACGCTCTCGGCGCTGCTGGTGCCCTTGAGGCCGTAGCCAGCATCCTCAGCCTCAGGGATGGCGTTCTCCCTCCCACCGCCAACTTCCTTACCGCAGACCCCGCCTGCGATCTGGATATCATCCCCAACCAGGCCCGAAGGGTTGCTGTGGAGGCATGCCTTTCAAATTCTTTCGCCTTCGGCGGGCTGAACGCTGTCCTCGCCTTCAAATCTCTCCCCTAG
- a CDS encoding phosphopantetheine-binding protein, which yields MTDNTIQDRVLKVIATTKRIPLENVLPDSSFESLGIDSLDRLNILFGLESEFDIEINDEDAKHIQNIHEMVDGITQLLQAKAPSSPSE from the coding sequence GTGACAGACAATACCATCCAGGATCGGGTTCTCAAGGTCATCGCGACCACCAAGCGCATTCCGCTCGAAAATGTGCTTCCCGATAGCAGCTTTGAGTCGCTTGGGATCGACTCCCTCGACCGCCTTAACATCCTTTTCGGCCTCGAAAGCGAGTTCGACATCGAGATCAACGATGAGGACGCCAAGCACATCCAGAACATTCACGAGATGGTCGACGGCATCACCCAGCTTCTCCAGGCGAAGGCGCCTTCTTCGCCCAGCGAGTGA
- a CDS encoding CRTAC1 family protein, whose amino-acid sequence MRTNAVNLWWFCIFVLLAIAAPANSLSQTPHPKNPGLPSAEPPLVPGNFVDTTSASGIKFTGVASHTSKKYLIETMGSGVAVFDYDNDGLLDIFFANGAPLSDPTPLGTIPQKKSEKDWNRLYHQKKDGTFEDVTEHAGLQGVGYDMGVAVGDYDNDGYEDLYVTGYGGNHLYHNNGNGTFTDVTEKSGTGGSGWSTSAAWVDLDNDGLLDLVVLRYMKWDFNDIWCGEHRDGYRAYCHPDTFPAIPPLVYHNDGNGHFTEVAQKIGMGAPGKGLGIAIADFNKDGKIDVAVANDSMLEFLYQNKGDGTFEETGLTSETAVDGDGRTYAGMGIDFQDYNNDGLPDLVVTDLANQKYALYRNNGDSSFTYDSYVSGIAGITLLHSGWGIHFLDYDNDGWKDLLIAQGHDLDTVQLVYPQLHYKEPMLLARNTGQKFVDVSSESGSVFQQPWVGRGMAVGDLDNDGLVDAVVTTNGDTAHILHNETATHNHWLSIYLVGHRSNRDGIGAEIKVTTSKGAEYVTVTTAGSYLSSNDKRAHFGLGADAVAKEVEIHWPSGIVQKLENVQGDRTLKVDEPDKPITAAADKSEK is encoded by the coding sequence GTGAGAACCAATGCAGTCAATTTGTGGTGGTTCTGTATATTTGTCCTCCTCGCCATCGCGGCTCCAGCAAATTCGTTGTCGCAAACACCCCACCCCAAAAATCCGGGATTGCCCTCTGCGGAGCCGCCTCTGGTGCCGGGGAATTTTGTCGATACCACGAGTGCGAGTGGGATCAAGTTTACGGGGGTGGCTTCGCACACTTCTAAAAAATATTTGATTGAGACAATGGGCTCGGGCGTCGCTGTCTTTGACTATGACAATGATGGTTTGCTGGATATCTTCTTCGCGAATGGCGCTCCCTTGTCCGATCCGACGCCGCTGGGAACCATCCCTCAAAAGAAGAGCGAGAAAGACTGGAACCGGCTCTATCACCAGAAAAAAGACGGCACTTTTGAGGACGTCACCGAGCACGCAGGGCTGCAAGGCGTGGGCTACGATATGGGCGTTGCGGTGGGCGACTATGACAACGACGGCTACGAAGACCTATATGTAACCGGGTATGGGGGCAATCACCTGTACCACAACAACGGCAACGGAACGTTTACCGATGTAACGGAAAAATCCGGTACGGGTGGAAGCGGATGGTCGACAAGCGCGGCATGGGTCGATCTGGATAACGACGGTCTGCTCGATCTGGTCGTACTCCGCTACATGAAATGGGACTTCAACGATATTTGGTGCGGAGAGCACCGCGATGGATACCGCGCTTACTGCCATCCCGACACGTTTCCAGCGATTCCGCCTCTGGTCTACCACAACGATGGCAACGGGCACTTCACCGAAGTTGCGCAGAAGATTGGCATGGGTGCGCCGGGCAAAGGACTCGGCATCGCCATCGCCGACTTCAATAAGGACGGCAAGATCGATGTTGCTGTCGCGAACGATTCCATGCTGGAGTTCCTCTACCAGAACAAGGGCGACGGCACTTTTGAAGAGACGGGGTTGACGTCCGAGACTGCGGTTGATGGGGATGGCCGTACCTATGCTGGAATGGGGATCGATTTTCAGGATTACAACAACGATGGCCTGCCCGATCTTGTCGTCACCGATCTTGCGAACCAGAAGTACGCGCTCTATCGCAACAATGGCGACAGCAGCTTTACCTATGACAGCTACGTCTCCGGTATCGCTGGAATCACCCTGCTGCACTCCGGCTGGGGCATCCACTTTCTTGATTACGACAACGATGGCTGGAAGGACCTGCTGATTGCGCAGGGGCACGATCTGGATACAGTGCAATTGGTTTATCCGCAGTTGCATTACAAAGAGCCTATGTTGCTCGCACGAAATACCGGCCAAAAATTTGTCGATGTCTCCAGCGAATCAGGCAGCGTCTTTCAGCAGCCGTGGGTCGGGCGAGGCATGGCCGTCGGCGATCTGGACAACGATGGCCTCGTCGATGCAGTGGTAACAACCAATGGCGACACCGCGCACATCCTTCACAACGAAACCGCGACCCATAATCACTGGCTTTCCATCTATCTGGTGGGACACCGCAGCAACCGCGACGGCATCGGCGCGGAGATTAAGGTGACTACATCAAAGGGCGCGGAATATGTGACGGTAACGACTGCAGGGAGCTATCTTTCGTCCAACGACAAGCGCGCTCATTTTGGGCTTGGTGCCGATGCCGTGGCAAAAGAGGTCGAGATTCATTGGCCCAGCGGCATCGTTCAAAAATTGGAGAATGTGCAAGGCGACAGGACCCTGAAGGTCGACGAGCCGGACAAGCCCATAACAGCCGCAGCCGACAAATCAGAGAAATAG
- a CDS encoding phytanoyl-CoA dioxygenase family protein yields the protein MAAAIDKADLLDELDAPFALAPEQILFYAENGYIKLKHVLSPALLQHYRRAMSERVAELSADAAPMEQRTTYGKAFLQIMNLWTKSDEVKEFVFGKRLARIAAELMGATGVRIYHDQALYKEAGGGITPWHADQYYWPVSSDKMVTVWVPLQATPREMGPLAFCEKSHRFQIGRDLEISDESEMTLKQALSSFHLEESAFDLGEVSFHAGWTFHRAGANTTDRPREVMTIIYMDEAIRLVTPKNKNQIADTERWCPGVQLGDIVASPLNPVIYSIHPEPASAT from the coding sequence ATGGCAGCGGCAATCGATAAAGCGGATTTGCTTGACGAACTCGATGCTCCCTTCGCACTTGCTCCTGAACAGATCTTGTTTTATGCCGAGAATGGCTACATCAAGCTGAAGCACGTACTCTCTCCTGCGCTGCTTCAGCACTATCGCAGGGCCATGAGCGAGCGCGTCGCGGAGTTGTCAGCCGATGCCGCTCCCATGGAGCAACGCACGACCTACGGCAAAGCATTTTTGCAGATCATGAATCTGTGGACGAAATCGGATGAAGTGAAGGAGTTCGTCTTTGGGAAGCGGCTCGCTCGCATCGCAGCGGAGTTGATGGGAGCGACGGGCGTGCGCATCTACCATGACCAGGCGCTTTACAAGGAGGCGGGCGGCGGCATCACGCCATGGCACGCCGATCAATACTACTGGCCGGTATCGAGCGACAAGATGGTGACCGTGTGGGTTCCGCTGCAGGCGACTCCGCGTGAGATGGGGCCGCTCGCATTTTGCGAGAAGAGCCATCGCTTCCAGATTGGACGCGACCTGGAGATCAGCGATGAGAGCGAAATGACGCTCAAGCAGGCGCTCAGCTCCTTCCACCTGGAGGAGAGCGCCTTCGATCTCGGAGAGGTGAGCTTCCACGCAGGCTGGACTTTTCATCGTGCCGGCGCGAATACAACCGATCGTCCCCGTGAGGTCATGACGATCATCTATATGGATGAAGCCATACGTCTGGTGACGCCGAAGAACAAGAACCAGATTGCAGATACCGAGCGATGGTGTCCTGGAGTCCAATTGGGCGATATTGTGGCGTCGCCATTGAACCCGGTGATCTACTCGATTCATCCAGAGCCTGCATCGGCGACTTGA